Genomic window (Pseudomonas hydrolytica):
CCGCACGCCCAGTCGATGCAGTGGCCGAGCCTGATCGCCAAGCTCGAAGCGCCGGATGCGCACAGCCTGCGCATCACCCTGTCCCGCCGCGATGCCACCTTCCTCGCCACCCTGAGCATGGGCTTCGCCTCGATCTACTCCGCCGAGTACGCCGACCAGCTGCTGGCCGCCGGCACACCGCAGAAGCTCAACAGCGCACCGGTAGGCAGCGGCCCGTTCGTCTTCGAGCGCTTCCAGAAGGACGCCGTGGTGCGCTACCGCGCCAATCCCGATTACTTCGCCGGCAAGCCGGGCGTGGACCGGGTGATCTTCGCCATCACCCCGGACAGCGCCGTACGCCTGCAGAAACTGCGCCGCGGCGAATGCCAGATCACCCTGTCGCCCAAGCCGCAGGACGTGCAGGCCATCGCCGGCGACGCCAGGCTGAAAAGCGCACAGACCGCGGCCTTCATGACCGCCTTCGTCGGCATCAACAGCCAGCATGCGCCGCTAGACAAGCCGCAGGTACGCCAGGCCATCAACCTGGCCTTCGACAAGGCCAGCTACGTCAAGGCGGTGTTCGAGGGCAGCGCCGAGCCGGCCAGCGGGCCCTACCCGCCCAATACCTGGAGCTTTGCCCGCGAGCTGCCCGGCTATGCCCATGACCCGGCCAGGGCCCGCGCCCTGCTGGCCGAAGCCGGTCTGGCCGAAGGCTTCAAGACCACCATCTGGACACGCCCCAGCGGCAGCCTGCTCAACCCCAACCCCAGCCTCGGCGCGCAGCTGCTGCAGGCCGACCTGGCCAAGGTGGGCATCGCCGCCGAAATCCGCGTGATCGAGTGGGGCGAGCTGATCCGCCGCGCCAAGGCTGGCGAGCATGATCTGCTGTTCATGGGCTGGGCCGGCGACAACGGCGATCCGGACAACTTCCTCACCCCGCAATTTGCCTGCGCCTCGGTCGAATCCGGCCTGAACTTCGCCCGCTACTGCGACGCGACGCTGGACAAGCTGATCGCCGATGGCAAGGCCAGCAGCGACCAGGCCGAACGCAGCCGTCTGTATCAGCAGGCGCAGACGCTCATTCAGGAGCAGGCCCTGTGGCTGCCGCTGGCCCATCCCACCGCCTTCGCGCTGCTCAGCGACAAGGTGCAGGGCTACAAGGTCAGTCCCTTTGGCCGGCAGAATTTTGCCTCGGTGCAGATGGCTCCCTGAGCCATCATCATGGTGGGCTAAAGCCCACCCTACGCACCGCAGGAGCGCCGCCCCTACATCCAGCCCTGCTCGGCCATCGACAGCGGCTCGCCGTCGCCGACGATGAAGTGATCGAGCACGCGCACTTCCACCAGCGCCAGCGCATCCTTGAGCCGCTGGGTCAGCACGCGGTCGGCCTGGCTGGGTTCGCAGATGCCGGATGGGTGATTGTGGGTGAGGATGACGGCCGCGGCATTGTTGGCCAGCGCTCGCTTGACCACCTGCCGCGGGTAGACGCTGGCGCTGTCGATGCTGCCGCGAAACAAGACTTCGAAGGCCAGCACGCGGTGCTTGGCATCGAGAAACAGACAGCCGAACACCTCGTGCGGCTCATGGCGCAGCTGCGCCTTGAGGTAATCGCGCACGGCCTGCGGGCTTTCCAGCGCCGAATCGCGACGCAGCCGCTCAGCCAGGTGCCGTCTGGCCATCTCCAGCACGGCCTGCAGCTGCGCGTACTTGGCCGGGCCCAGGCCCAAGTGCTGGCTGAAGTCGGGCAACTCCGCCTCGAGCAGCGCACGCAGGCTGCCGAACTCGGCGAGCAGCCGGCGCGCCAGATCCACCGCGCTGCAGCCGGACACACCGGTACGCAGGAAGATCGCCAGCAGTTCGGCGTCGGTCAGCGCGGCCGCGCCCTGCGCCAGGAGTTTTTCCCGCGGACGCTCCGCCGCGGGCCAGTCACGAATGCTCATCGGGCACCTCCATGTCGAGCCAAGCGCCCGCTGCTCCGCTGCGGGCGCTGTGCTATCGTAGCCCATCTTTTTACACGGGGCCGGCCTGGGGAGGCGTTGGTCACGTGGCGCACATCCACCGGTATATAAAAGGCAGGCCTATGCAGCGGCTGTATCGCAAACGCATCATCGTCGGCGTGGGAGGCGGTATTGCTGCCTACAAGAGCGCCGAACTGGTTCGCCGGCTGAAGGATCAGGGCGCCGAAGTCCGCGTGGTCATGACCCAGGGCGGCCGCGAGTTCATCACTCCCCTGACCCTGCAGGCGCTCTCCGGCCACCCGGTTCATCTCGACCTGCTCGATCCCGCCGCCGAAGCCGCGATGGGCCATATCGAACTGGCGCGCTGGGCCGATCTGATTCTCATCGCCCCGGCCACTGCCGACCTGATCGCACGCCTGGCCCAGGGTGTGGCCAATGACCTGCTGACCACGCTGGTACTGGCCACCGATGCCCCCATCGCCCTGGCACCGGCCATGAACCAGGCCATGTGGCGCGACGCCGCCACCCAGGCCAACCTCGAACTGCTGCAAGACCGCGGCATGCGCCTGTTCGGCCCGGCATCCGGCAGCCAGGCCTGTGGCGATGTCGGCCTCGGCCGCATGCTCGAGCCCAACGATCTCGCCCAGCTGGCGGCCGACTGCTTCCAGCGCCAGGCGCTCGATGGCCTGCATATCCTGATCACAGCCGGCCCGACCCAGGAAAACATCGACCCGGTGCGCTACATCACCAACCACAGCTCCGGCAAGATGGGCTTCGCCCTGGCCGAAGCGGCCGCCGAGGCGGGCGCGCGGGTCACCCTGGTCAGCGGTCCGGTACACCTGCCGACGCCGGATCGGGTCAGCCGCATCGACGTGGTCAGCGCCCGCGACATGCTCGCCGCCTGCGAGGCCGCCATGCCCTGCGACGTGCTGATCGCCGCCGCCGCGGTGGCCGACTACCGCCCGGAAGTGGTCGCCCAGCACAAATTGAAGAAAGACCCCAGCAGCGGCGAAGGGATGCTCCTGCAAATGGTGCGCAACCCGGATATCCTCGCCACCATCGCCGGCCGTGACGATCGCCCCTTCAGCGTGGGCTTCGCCGCGGAAACCGAGAACCTGCTGGAGTACGCCTCGCGCAAGCTGCGTGACAAGAATCTCGACCTGATCGTTGCCAATGATGTGGCCAACCCCAGCATCGGCTTCAATAGTGAAGAGAACGCCATCACCGTGATCGACCGCGAGCTGCAGCAAACCAGCTTCGCCCAGACCAGCAAGGGCAAGATCGCCCGTCAGCTGGTCACCCTTATCGCCGAACGACTGAACAAGAACTGACCATGCACGCTCTGCAAGCCAAGATCCTCGACCCTCGCCTCGGCCAGGAATTCCCGCTGCCGCAATACGCCACGCCGGGCTCGGCCGGCCTCGATCTGCGCGCCATGCTCAAGGAGGACATCGTCCTCGAGCCGGGCCAGACCGTGCTGATCCCCACCGGCCTGTCGATCTACATCGGCGACCCCGGCCTGGCGGCAATGATCCTGCCGCGCTCGGGCCTCGGCCACAAACACGGCATCGTGCTCGGCAACCTGGTCGGCCTGATCGACTCGGACTACCAGGGCGAGCTGATGGTGTCGTGCTGGAACCGCGGCCACACGCCATTCACCATCGCCATCGGCGAGCGCATCGCGCAGCTGGTGCTGGTGCCGGTGGTGCAGGCGCATTTCGAACTGGTCGAGCAGTTCGACGAGACCCAACGCGGCGCCGGCGGTTTCGGCCACTCCGGCAGCCACTGACCCCCATTCCCCACAGGACCCGCCGAGGAGCACCTGCGTGAAACTCTTCAAGCGTACCGCCAAGGAAGCCGACACC
Coding sequences:
- a CDS encoding ABC transporter substrate-binding protein — protein: MRLLLATLLCTPILAQAATLSVCTEASPEGFDVVQYNSLTTTNASADMLMNRLVEFDAEQGKLLPSLARSWSISADGLVYDFKLRDDVPFHHSADFTPSRKLDARDVLFSFQRMLDTKHPWHQVAASGYPHAQSMQWPSLIAKLEAPDAHSLRITLSRRDATFLATLSMGFASIYSAEYADQLLAAGTPQKLNSAPVGSGPFVFERFQKDAVVRYRANPDYFAGKPGVDRVIFAITPDSAVRLQKLRRGECQITLSPKPQDVQAIAGDARLKSAQTAAFMTAFVGINSQHAPLDKPQVRQAINLAFDKASYVKAVFEGSAEPASGPYPPNTWSFARELPGYAHDPARARALLAEAGLAEGFKTTIWTRPSGSLLNPNPSLGAQLLQADLAKVGIAAEIRVIEWGELIRRAKAGEHDLLFMGWAGDNGDPDNFLTPQFACASVESGLNFARYCDATLDKLIADGKASSDQAERSRLYQQAQTLIQEQALWLPLAHPTAFALLSDKVQGYKVSPFGRQNFASVQMAP
- the radC gene encoding RadC family protein, with the protein product MSIRDWPAAERPREKLLAQGAAALTDAELLAIFLRTGVSGCSAVDLARRLLAEFGSLRALLEAELPDFSQHLGLGPAKYAQLQAVLEMARRHLAERLRRDSALESPQAVRDYLKAQLRHEPHEVFGCLFLDAKHRVLAFEVLFRGSIDSASVYPRQVVKRALANNAAAVILTHNHPSGICEPSQADRVLTQRLKDALALVEVRVLDHFIVGDGEPLSMAEQGWM
- the coaBC gene encoding bifunctional phosphopantothenoylcysteine decarboxylase/phosphopantothenate--cysteine ligase CoaBC: MQRLYRKRIIVGVGGGIAAYKSAELVRRLKDQGAEVRVVMTQGGREFITPLTLQALSGHPVHLDLLDPAAEAAMGHIELARWADLILIAPATADLIARLAQGVANDLLTTLVLATDAPIALAPAMNQAMWRDAATQANLELLQDRGMRLFGPASGSQACGDVGLGRMLEPNDLAQLAADCFQRQALDGLHILITAGPTQENIDPVRYITNHSSGKMGFALAEAAAEAGARVTLVSGPVHLPTPDRVSRIDVVSARDMLAACEAAMPCDVLIAAAAVADYRPEVVAQHKLKKDPSSGEGMLLQMVRNPDILATIAGRDDRPFSVGFAAETENLLEYASRKLRDKNLDLIVANDVANPSIGFNSEENAITVIDRELQQTSFAQTSKGKIARQLVTLIAERLNKN
- the dut gene encoding dUTP diphosphatase translates to MHALQAKILDPRLGQEFPLPQYATPGSAGLDLRAMLKEDIVLEPGQTVLIPTGLSIYIGDPGLAAMILPRSGLGHKHGIVLGNLVGLIDSDYQGELMVSCWNRGHTPFTIAIGERIAQLVLVPVVQAHFELVEQFDETQRGAGGFGHSGSH